From a single Populus nigra chromosome 18, ddPopNigr1.1, whole genome shotgun sequence genomic region:
- the LOC133677986 gene encoding nascent polypeptide-associated complex subunit alpha-like protein 2 isoform X1 yields the protein MSPGPVVEAEPAAAATTAEEVTSTVEDTQQKKPPQQDVDEPVVEDVKEDEKEEDDDDDDEDDDDEDDDKDDDTPGANGSSKQSRSEKKSRKAMLKLGMKPVTGVSRVTIKRTKNILFFISKPDVFKSPNSETYIIFGEAKIEDLSSQLQTQAAQQFRVPDMSSMLPKTDASTAAAAAPADEEEEEVDETGVEPRDIDLVMTQAGVSRSKAVKALQTNNGDIVSAIMELTT from the exons ATGTCACCCGGTCCCGTCGTTGAGGCTGAacccgccgccgccgccaccacCGCTGAGGAGGTCACCTCCACTGTGGAAGATACACAGCAGAAGAAGCCTCCTCAg CAGGACGTGGATGAACCTGTGGTGGAGGACGTGAAAGAAGATGAGAAGGAAGaggacgatgatgatgatgatgaggacgatgatgatgaagatgatgacaaGGATGATGATACCCCAG GTGCTAATGGGAGTTCCAAGCAGAGCAGAAGTGAAAAGAAGAGTCGCAAGGCAATGTTGAAGCTTGGCATGAAACCTGTTACTGGTGTTAGCAGGGTCACcatcaagagaaccaaaaat ATACTGTTTTTTATCTCAAAGCCTGATGTCTTCAAGAGCCCAAATTCTGAGACCTATATCATATTTGGAGAGGCAAAGATAGAGGATTTGAGCTCTCAGCTGCAGACACAGGCTGCTCAGCAGTTTAGGGTGCCAGACATGTCATCTATGTTACCAAAAACAGATGCTTCTACTGCAGCTGCAGCTGCACCAGCagatgaagaagaggaagaagtcgatgagacTGGGGTTGAGCCTAGGGACATTGATCTTGTTATGACACAGGCTGGAGTTTCTAGGAGCAAGGCTGTCAAGGCTCTCCAGACGAATAATGGGGACATTGTCAGTGCTATCATGGAGCTTACTACTTAG
- the LOC133678392 gene encoding peroxidase 5-like, producing the protein MVSSKKLTQLCVTFWVAVLFCQSVQSHLQVGFYRNSCGRAESIVRGAVRDALRLDRGVAAGLVRLHFHDCFVRGCEGSVLLDSTSSNKAEKDSPANYPSLRGFEVIDDAKARLEAECQGVVSCADILAFAARDSFDLTGGFDYDVQAGRRDGIVSLASETYSNLPPPTFNVDQLTQRFSDKGLTQEEMVTLSGAHTIGNSHCRSFTYRLYNFSGTHSQDPSLDSQYAASLRKSCPQDSTDPNLEVPMDTRTPTISDVNYYKDILANRGLFSSDQILLTNPATASEVKSNARSPSGWKKKFATAMVKMGQIEVLTGNKGEIRANCRVINS; encoded by the exons ATGGTGAGTTCCAAGAAGCTAACTCAACTGTGTGTAACTTTTTGGGTGGCAGTCCTGTTTTGTCAAAGTGTGCAATCTCATCTTCAAGTAGGGTTCTATAGAAATTCATGCGGGAGGGCTGAGTCCATTGTGAGAGGTGCTGTTAGAGATGCTCTCAGGCTGGATAGAGGGGTGGCTGCTGGTCTTGTGAGACTGCACTTTCATGATTGTTTTGTTAGG ggttGCGAAGGATCTGTGCTTCTTGACTCCACCTCGTCAAACAAAGCAGAAAAGGACTCTCCTGCAAACTACCCTAGTCTGCGTGGCTTTGAAGTCATTGACGACGCAAAGGCTAGACTAGAAGCCGAGTGTCAAGGAGTCGTTTCGTGTGCTGATATTCTCGCATTTGCAGCGAGGGATAGCTTTGATTTA ACTGGAGGGTTTGACTATGATGTTCAAGCAGGAAGAAGAGATGGCATAGTCTCACTAGCCTCGGAGACTTACTCCAACTTACCTCCCCCAACCTTTAATGTCGATCAACTCACTCAGAGATTTTCAGACAAGGGTTTAACTCAAGAAGAAATGGTTACACTCTCTG GAGCACACACCATCGGTAATTCACATTGCAGGTCCTTCACTTATAGATTATACAACTTCAGTGGCACACATAGCCAAGACCCAAGTTTAGATTCCCAATATGCAGCCAGTCTGAGGAAGAGTTGCCCGCAAGATAGTACAGATCCTAACTTGGAGGTGCCAATGGACACTCGTACTCCGACCATCAGTGATGTAAATTACTACAAGGATATACTGGCAAACCGAGGCTTGTTCAGTTCAGATCAAATTCTCCTGACCAACCCAGCAACAGCAAGTGAAGTGAAATCGAATGCAAGGAGTCCTTCAGGTTGGAAGAAAAAATTTGCTACAGCAATGGTGAAAATGGGCCAGATTGAAGTTCTGACAGGAAACAAAGGAGAGATTCGGGCAAATTGTAGGGTCATCAACAGCTGA
- the LOC133678304 gene encoding RPM1 interacting protein 13-like: MEVKEEEGTIKTAVIEVESSPSPDGTPIRPIFCLNKTNVENLRKLEETEDCFILDFDPSEIDTSIRRFSTLSVYSFSDDDGDGGDLSVVAEKGQVACRDYPHSRHLCIKFPFDKTPHESYCELCYCYVCDCAAPCKDWKDSESAHCNASEKIGDWKEQRWLKRKEEIKLPNS; this comes from the exons ATGGaggttaaagaagaagaagggactATCAAAACAGCAGTGATTGAGGTAGAATCTTCACCATCTCCTGATGGGACTCCGATCAGACccatattttgtttgaataaaacaAACGTGGAAAACCTTAGAAAGTTAGAGGAAACTGAGGATTGCTTCATCCTTGATTTTGACCCTTCTGAAATTGACACTTCTATTCGTCGTTTCTCCACTCTCTCCGTCTACTCCTTcagtgatgatgatggtgatggtggtgaCCTTTCTGTTGTTGCTGAAAAAGGCCAG GTGGCTTGTAGGGATTATCCACACTCAAGGCATCTTTGTATCAAATTCCCGTTTGATAAAACCCCACATGAGAGCTACTGTGAACTG TGTTATTGCTATGTTTGTGATTGTGCTGCTCCATGTAAGGACTGGAAGGATTCTGAATCAGCTCATTGCAATGCTTCAGAGAAAATTGGTGATTGGAAAGAACAAAGGTGGCTGAAGAGAAAGGAAGAGATCAAACTTCCAAATTCATAG
- the LOC133677986 gene encoding nascent polypeptide-associated complex subunit alpha-like protein 2 isoform X2 has product MSPGPVVEAEPAAAATTAEEVTSTVEDTQQKKPPQDVDEPVVEDVKEDEKEEDDDDDDEDDDDEDDDKDDDTPGANGSSKQSRSEKKSRKAMLKLGMKPVTGVSRVTIKRTKNILFFISKPDVFKSPNSETYIIFGEAKIEDLSSQLQTQAAQQFRVPDMSSMLPKTDASTAAAAAPADEEEEEVDETGVEPRDIDLVMTQAGVSRSKAVKALQTNNGDIVSAIMELTT; this is encoded by the exons ATGTCACCCGGTCCCGTCGTTGAGGCTGAacccgccgccgccgccaccacCGCTGAGGAGGTCACCTCCACTGTGGAAGATACACAGCAGAAGAAGCCTCCTCAg GACGTGGATGAACCTGTGGTGGAGGACGTGAAAGAAGATGAGAAGGAAGaggacgatgatgatgatgatgaggacgatgatgatgaagatgatgacaaGGATGATGATACCCCAG GTGCTAATGGGAGTTCCAAGCAGAGCAGAAGTGAAAAGAAGAGTCGCAAGGCAATGTTGAAGCTTGGCATGAAACCTGTTACTGGTGTTAGCAGGGTCACcatcaagagaaccaaaaat ATACTGTTTTTTATCTCAAAGCCTGATGTCTTCAAGAGCCCAAATTCTGAGACCTATATCATATTTGGAGAGGCAAAGATAGAGGATTTGAGCTCTCAGCTGCAGACACAGGCTGCTCAGCAGTTTAGGGTGCCAGACATGTCATCTATGTTACCAAAAACAGATGCTTCTACTGCAGCTGCAGCTGCACCAGCagatgaagaagaggaagaagtcgatgagacTGGGGTTGAGCCTAGGGACATTGATCTTGTTATGACACAGGCTGGAGTTTCTAGGAGCAAGGCTGTCAAGGCTCTCCAGACGAATAATGGGGACATTGTCAGTGCTATCATGGAGCTTACTACTTAG